Genomic segment of Arachis stenosperma cultivar V10309 chromosome 4, arast.V10309.gnm1.PFL2, whole genome shotgun sequence:
TGCTATAAGCTTCTTTATAGCAATCTGGAAGAATAGACACAGACCAAGCTGGAACATTATATTGATTGTTTTGGAAATTAATTGAAGCATCATGTGAATTATTTGCATTGCCAAGGAAGCAAGCTGATTTTCCACCATGGCTATAAATTGTAGCCTGTCATaatcaaatcaaaattaattaattaattaatgtaacttaaaatataatatatatatatatatatatatatattatctaacaaaaataataaaaagtaaaaacttaCCGTGACCATGTTACCATATTCAACATCTCTCCGGTGACCATGAACAAGGACATCCTCAATTGATTTCAGAACTTCATGAAGTTTCTTAAGATGTCCCCACTTAGGTTGATTCAAATTACCTAAagaaacaaatataaaatataataataaataggtaaattaattattaattataggGGTGAGTACGGGTAGCGGGTACGTGATTACCCGTCCGAATTcgaaccaaaccaattaaattGGTTCTGGAACCAACAGGTAATCGGGTCCAACCTGAACCAAACCGATGGTCCTTGTTAGTAATTGGTTCGGATATCGGTTCTGGGAGTGCGAAACCCGAACCAACCCGCGAACCCaatcatatattaattaaataaaaaaattaaaaatatatatgactTTTGTATTAGACAATGATTATTCACTATTAATATGTTTGGATTTTAATGAGTTTAGTTTTTAATGTATTCGGTGTTTAACATGTTTGGATTATTTCTATTGATGTTACATGTTTATTGTACTTGTTGAActttttagataaaaatttagtttttttttatgaatttcaaaGTCATTAGGTACCAAATTACCCGAACCGAACCAATCTGTTCTTAATTagtttggtttggtttgaatacatgtataaaaaattacaaattcgaatcaaaccaaaccaattacaTTTTAATCGGTTCGATTCTAATTTTACCATAAACTCGAATCAAACCGACCCGTGTTCACccctaattaattaataatgtttTATATATGCTTACCATATTCATCCAAAGGAGCATCATAGTCATATGAAGTAGTGATATATGGGCCTCCTGAAGTTCTTCCAAAATTGGTACCTCCATGGTACTGTAAACAATAAATTGATAATAAATTCATTAAATTAAAGCATTAATCAAgataaaaaaaacaattaataataataataataattagcaTATAGTAGTTTTGGTATGTTCCACCATATTGGAAAAACCTTGCCACAGCAAAAGCAACATCCTCTGCAGTTCTATGTGGAATTTGTCCTCCCCAGTTCTTAAACCTAATAATTTAAAGCATTAATTAATTGACCTAACACAAAATTATGAACGAAAataccaaataaaaaaataaatcaagaaATTATTATTGTTACCAGCCAGTCCAATTCTCAGTCCACATCTTAGGCTTGTTTTTGCTATTAGGATAAAATTGGTCACAGTAAAAACCGTTGCAAGAGTTAAGCTGTGTATTAgggcacaaaaaaaaaacaatgaacTAATTagcaacaattttaattttttaaaaataacataataataaaataaaatgttatatttatgtaatttaccATTGGATCTGGAGCATCATCTTGTTGGCACATAACCCATGGAATACCAATTTGATAAGATTGAGCCAAGTTTGAACACCAATCAACATATTGTTTTCCATCATCACCATAAGAACTCATAATATTTCCATACTCATTTTCAATCTGTTAATTAACAcacaataaaaaacaaaaaattattattattattatgtgaatcataagaattaaaattaaataaattaataaaaattaagaaaGGAACAAAAAAAAACCTGAGCAAGAATAATAGGTCCTCCTTGTGATGCAAAAAGCTTCTCTTGGTTCATCATGTCCACAATCAAGGTTGTGAAGTTTTTCATCTCATgctgcaataataataattaacaaaaattttagattATAGAACTCAAATTTATActtcattaaataaaataaaattagtaatatgACGTACCTCGAATTGAGCATTGTTCGTCCTAAATTCAATGCCAGGAATATTGTGCAACCACACTGGGAATCCTCTGATGAGAgatttaaagaaataaaaaagaaaatcgATAAATTTTACACATACAATTGAgcataatatatttattatttttggtggaaattaatatataaatataaataagaataAAACCTAAAACAGTCCTGACAATTATCTCGAAAGACAACGAGAtccttaacaaaaaaaatctaattcgaTCTCTGACAATTACTTCAAAATGACAATGAGACTCCTGTGCCAAAAAAAAGTTAATGTAGTTTTTTTTGCATAGGGGCTTGTCAGCTCTAAAAAAATATCAGGGATTAAATTTGGTATTTTTTTTGGAGACCTCACTGTccttttaatataattatcaGGAGCCGGGTGATATTCACTCTATAAATAATTTTACCCATAATTCCATTCTGCACAAACATATGGACCAATACGAAGCATGGCTTTAAGTCCTTCATTTTGGACTGTTTTAATAAATCTCACTAAATCCAGATTCCCAGTAAAGTCATACtacaaaacaaaatagaatatatttagcattaagaaaatataatttcaaaaccaaaatattttaaaacaaatatttCTATTTCggaaaattattaaaatatatagcTGACGATAATGAGGTTCATGAGCGTTCCAAAAGACATAGGTTTCAATAACATCAAGTCCACCTTCTTTGGCTTTCTTGATCAGTGATGGCCACAtctattataataaatattacaacgaaaaattaatatataataagttTTATTCGCATTAAATTAGTTATACCAAAAATTTGTAACTAATtactcatttaaaaaaaattaaaaggttGTGGATTcgaatcttttatttttagtaaaaaaaaaattactcgtataaaaaatatatttatataaaagtgtattataattattactttctattaaaaaaaaggtgaaaattcaggtgtagtcgactttacgtgaagttgatagttgaaagtcgttagataatttgactaatttgactaaatttttaactaacgactctcaactatcaacttcacgtgaagtcaacTGCACATTCGTTTTCACCTTAAAAAAAACTATGaaataataacatatatatgtttatatacaaataaaaaacagGATGATTATTTGATAattgattatgattatgcaTTAATTACCTCAGCAGTACTACGTGGATAATGAATTGAACCAGAAAATaggatttttctttttccattgaAAGTGATGGCTCTTCCATCGTAAGAAACATCCATGGCTTCAATTGTGAAGCTCATCAAAGCCATGCATAGCAATAGAAACGCAGCATAAGAAGTCATTCTTATTCCCATGACTAATGAGTAAGTAATTAAGATTCAAAGATGAAGTGTGAGCAACTATGTGTTGAGAGAACCTATTTATAGTTGAATATTTGTTGAGAAATTTGGAATCAAATTTGAGATAGAATGGAtatgagagaaaaaaattaagttaatcTTTTGTTGCAATCAAATTaactatattttaaaatttaaactaactAAATTGATCTTGTTTACATttatttgatgaaattcaaaattaaaaggTTTTGGGATCTATTAGGTATGGGATTGGATTAACATatctaaaaaatgaaaaattatccATGATCCAATCCAAAGTAGTCTATATTTTATCATATCTAAtgtctttaaaaattaaaaggtGTGATATACTTTTACATATTAATAAAcatctatatttatttttatttttgattatatttatatttattaaaattattttaaatattaaaaacaattttactaaacataatttttatcaCTTATACTTTCTAAAAGTTactttaatatattttgatttatcaATTATAATGGTTATGTTGTTTTTAAtaaatctttatctttatctttatagtaATAGTAACAGACTAATAGTAATGGGAAGCTCTTATGCTAATGTGGCGCTCATACGTTGAGTTTGAAAGTTTATTTGTTTAAGTGTCGTCATtagaaatttttagaattttatttataaattataaattattatttgcttggatagttattttttaaattttaagttatttgtttaggttgttatttttaaattttaagttatttgctTATGTTGTTACTTttatttagaaattataaattatttttttttaagttgttgttttttaaatttaagttgttttttaaaatttaagttgTTTTCTTTAGGtaattactttttaaattttaagttatttataaattactcttttaaattataaattattatatttgcttaagttgtattttttaattttaaattatttgtttataaattaaaattaaaaaaaaaaactaatttaaatttattgtaatttaaatttattactCAGCTAATAAGTTCACGTAATTATTATATGAGCCAACtcgaattaattcaaatttattcCTAAGCTAccataataattatttaaaatatcatctttaaaaataatgacaatcttaaaaaaataatggaaaaagagaaagaaaaatgtATGATATTCTTAGCATGGATGGAGACCAACAAAGAATTTAAAGCAAGTCAAACTTCAAACGTATGTTGAgttttcaaattaatttgtttaggatagaaaaaaaaaaggaacaatATTCACGCAAAAGAGGGTATTCTATTGTAAGGTTAAATTATATTCTATCGGATATATGTGATATCTATTATATGAGAATTTTATTAACTGTTcaaaaagaagtttttaataatatttagatAAGAAAAATGGTATTTTCATTTTAGTAACATGTTATGATTTATACTTTTGTACGAATATTTGTCgtaaatttaactaatttatcTATAACTATACTTTTAGACTTAAAATGAAATGTGTAACATAGAGCATACGGGTGTTCGCGGTGTGGTTTGGATCGGTTTTGAGTAAAAAACTAATCCGATCCGAACACTAATTTTACTTGCGGTacggtttggattggatgacttataaaaaaaaaatccgatccgatccgcccCAATTTCAAatggtttggattggattggatttgcaattttgtaaattaaaaaaattaaatacatataacaagtcacaacatcaaattttaaataatcaacaatgacataacaagtctcaacaatattttaaaataccaacgataacataataatagaaataaaattatagattaggtaaaataaataaataaataacattttgaacataaaacatttttttttggtgacgAACATAAAACatttattaactaataataatacatgaataatataaaaatgtttaacaaattaaacatgttataagtataattgtaaatataataataaaataataatagtataGCATAttgtgcggtttggattggattggatcggtTATGAAAAGTAGATCCGATCAAGCAGTTTgcaaaaaatagaatccaatcaAATCCGAATCAGTGCGATTTTAATCGGTTttcggtttggattggattggatgaaCGGTTTAATTTGGATTGGTTTGTATTTGAACACCCCTAATAGAGCACAACATTATATGGCAATTATTTTTCGAACGATGttagtaaaatattatattgTCGATAAactttaggtttaattattctgttagtccctatagtttcgcgaaattttcaattaggtccctatactttttttccttttaattagtCCCTGcaacaactttttttttcaattaggtccctcttAGTAGTAATTGACTTAATTATCTAGGGACcaactaaaaaagaaaaattggtgcagaaactcaaataaaaggaaaagaaagtatagggactcaattgaaaaaaaaaattggtgcagggtctcaattaaaaggaaaaaaaatatatgaatctaattaaaaattttgcgaaactatagggactaacagagtaattaaacctaaactTTGTTAGTTTTTTAGTATAAAGTTTAGTGCGAAATTAATATACTAccaatataattatatatattcttatttttttaggtTTCTTTTCTTAtcattcaaaaatattataaattttaaattattttatttacattttatttaaaataaatataaaataacatatttaatacacttattatataataacaataatagtattatactaaaataaaaaaatttatgattataaaatactatttttaatttatcacgtcaaattaaaatataagcCCGGATATAACACTAATACATTTTAGAACAAAAGTGGATTCTctccaaacaaaaaaattaaatagtgTGTAGTGTTTAATTTAAtcatttattacttttttttatttatttttggtctcatttataaaattaaaaatgagaAATCACACCATGTTTTATCAAAggttaaaaatgttaaaaaaatcaattttctttTGAAACACTAGGACCCAAGATAGCAAAACTAGGGCTGgcaatgggtagggtagggtagggtttggaCCCTACCCTAACTCTACATGCGGGttgaaaatttcattaaaactctaccctaccctacccgcgggttgagaatctcacaaccctaaccctacccgcaccctaaaattctaaaccctaccctaccctaccatATCCGCagaaatatcaaaatttttcaaagtaaatataaaattcaattatttcgaattttatacgtattaataacataaaaaataaaaaattaatgctctaaattatttaattaactaACTAGTTTTGTGGTTGTCCATTTATTATAAGTCATTACATAAGAGAGGTTGTGGGTTCAACTCTCACTTCCTTCACTATATAgagaaatttttataaaatatgtgttatatatgaggtgcgggtagggtagggtagggtacaCCCTAAACCCGTACCTTACCCTACTCGCAGGCATACCCAGAccgtaccctaccctacccacTGCGGGTAGGGTAGCCTACCCTATCCGAACGGATTGGACCGAGTTGAATACCCGCGGGTAGGGTATGAATTGCCAGCCCTAAGCAAAACCCCTTTTGGAATGGCCTGTTCGCTTCAGCGAGGTTCAATCTTCCTCTTCAACTAtcgacccaaaaaaaaaaaaaatcttcctCTTCAACTAACTTCATCCCATAATCCTACCTCAACCACCGTCACCAAACCCCACTTCCTTTGTTTTCCTCTTTCTTCCCAATCTCACCAACTTCTACCACCTCCTCTATGTCATGGACCTGCATCCCGAAACCGCAACGACCTCCTCTCCCACCTTCGCTTCCATCGGCCGCAGGAGCCTCAAGGACATGTCCATTTCCGAGCTCATTTCCGTTCTGCGCGCCGATTTCGACACCGTTGAAGAGGTTTTGTTGGCCACAGACGCCAAACACAAAGCTGAGATCAGTCCACTTTATGAAAAGATCGAATTAGAGAGGCTAACGAGGCTTCGACTGGAATCGGAGCTGAAGACGAAGCAGGAGGAGCAGCGTTGTCACAAGTGTGAGAGAATACAAGAGGGTTACGAAATGTTGCTTAAGGAAGTGAAGAAGAGCGGGTTGACTGATTATAAGAACAATGCTATTATTGAAGAATTAAGGAACACGAATCGAGAGTTGGAGATTCAAAATAACAAAGCAACTGATGAATTGGCTACGATTAGGATCAGATGCAGTCAATTGGAGAATGCAAGGATTGTGAGTTTGGCTACCATTGAGAAGCTTAGGGTTGAGAATTGCAAATTGAGAAAGGAATTGAATAAAGGGGTTAATTTTGTAGTCAAAGATGAACAAGACAAGGAATTCAATGAAATGGATGTTTGCGGTTCTGCCTCTTTGCAAAGAATTAAAGACATTGGTCAAAGCCAATCTTCATCAGGTATGGAAAAATTCTGCTTGCTTGTAACTAACTAGATGGATAGATTTCTTGCTTTGGCCGGAGAGTGTGGTTGACTAGAAGGCTGATAGGAACCTGTATGATGGTAATTAGGCAGAAATTAGATATTTGGGTATTAGGGAATATTAGTAATGAGagtaatattattataaagGATTTAACTATCTTGTGTAGcatatttttaatagtataataatagaaaccttttaagtttttgatgtatttaatttattgaaaatGTAAAAAAGTTGTCTCTTTTGATAATTTCTGGTAAAACATTTTCTATGTGTCCTTGTGCACATGTTAGCAGGACCCTATTATAAATAAGGGACTACACAATTGTCTATTTTAATAGGGAGGTGAATAGTAAATATCGTAGAGCCTTGGATCATTTAGGAGTTTTGTATCATTCACTTGAAGTAGAGTGAATTGTATACTTAGTTCTTTACTCATCTTAGTTATACTCAATTTCAATACAATCATAATTATACATTCAATTATCTACATCTTCTTTCTTTATTCTTAATTATTCTTATTCTAGTCCTAGCAATGGCCCATCCTCCTTGAATCAAGCCAGTGAGAACTTAGTCACAGTGTTTGATGGTAGTGGACCAAAAGAGAAAAACCTGAATTGAACTAGATAGAAGTAGAAGTCTTTGTCTTGATGTAGTTTGCTCAGTTACCGGGTTGCTTAAACAGGTATTTTGATAACAACAATGCTATTTGAACCCGGAATGGGTGTAGACACCAAAGTTGCATCCcaagcaaaaattaaaaaagtataCCTCTATATTAAACTCAATCCCAAATTCCCAATGAAT
This window contains:
- the LOC130974321 gene encoding uncharacterized protein LOC130974321, giving the protein MDLHPETATTSSPTFASIGRRSLKDMSISELISVLRADFDTVEEVLLATDAKHKAEISPLYEKIELERLTRLRLESELKTKQEEQRCHKCERIQEGYEMLLKEVKKSGLTDYKNNAIIEELRNTNRELEIQNNKATDELATIRIRCSQLENARIVSLATIEKLRVENCKLRKELNKGVNFVVKDEQDKEFNEMDVCGSASLQRIKDIGQSQSSSGGLFFKVLDMDSCNNVSGDAAFEAVAEVYSESDDDGHLEPVPRMEFDSLEAVQTFYKRYARLIGFGWKIRTSKKGFDGRPNYVVLACTRGDRRVSSVD